Genomic segment of Veillonellales bacterium:
TGATCGTAGTTGGCGTGGGACTGGCGCTGCTATATTATCAAACCGGTTCCCTGCTTAGCGCCGTTGTAGCTCATTCGGTTATCAATTCAACCAAGTTATTACTGCTGTTTTACGGCATATCACTGACATGACAAGGAGATGATTCTTTTGATTTTTGCCTTCGCTGTGGCAGCCGGGATATAGAATGGTCAATTGATAACTAATTTTCTTTGGATAAAAGAGGAATTTATTAAAGTAAGTCGAACTAAATGGCAAATCATCTATCTTAAAGAACGTATGACCCTTTGTTATGGCTCGGCTGCCGGGAATTAGTTCGTCTCAGCAACACTGATAAACAGGAAGAGGGGATAGTATGACCCAATACCGGGAATTACCGGTCGCAAAGCTCCGTTTTACCTGTGATGAAAGTTTGCTTGATTTTGAAACAACCGCCAGTGTACCGCCGCTGGAAGTCATGATTGGTCAGGAACGGGCGGTCAAAGCCGTTGAATTCGGGTTATTCACCAAAAACCAGGGCTATAATATTTTTATGTCCGGCTTGGTTGGAACGGGAAAAATCACTTTTGCGCAGGCTGCCGTTCATAAGATTGCCGGCAAGCAGGAGGCTCCCTATGACTGGTGTTATGTGAATAATTTTGAAAATCGCAGCCAGCCTGTGGCACTGGAACTGCCTGCCGGCGTCGGCAGTATCCTGCGGCAGGATATGCAAGACTTGGTAGAAGATTTGAAAACCGATATATCCAAAGCCTTCAGCAGTGATGATTACGAACATGCGAAGACTGACATGATCAAAACTTTTCAGGAACAGCGGGCGCTTATTATCGAAGGCTTTAATCAGAAGGCGGAAGAGTACGGTATGTTGCCCCAGTGGTCAACAACCGGGTTTGTTGGTGTTCCGTTAATGGACGGAAAACCGGTTGCGCCGGAAGAATATCAAAAGCTTGATAAAGAGCAGCGGGAAAGCATTGAGAAAAAGATGCTGGCAGTTCATGGAAAAGCCATGGAAGTCGTGCGGCAAATGCAGCATTTAGAACGGGAAGTACGGGAAGCAGTCAAAGATTTGGATGAGAAGGTGGGACTATTTGCCGTTGGTCACTTAATCGAAGAGCTGGAAGAAAAGTATGCCGGTTATGATCAGGTTACAGCCTATCTGGAAGCCGTTAAGCAGGATGTGGTAAAAAATATTAATGATTTTAAACCGGCTCCATTAGAAGAAGAGCAAAATCCATTGCTGTTATTTCGTAAAAACATGCAGGATTCTGATAAAAATAAATATAATGTCAATTTGTTGGTGGATAATCGGGTGTTAGAAGGGGCTCCGGTTGTTGTGGAAACAAATCCCACCTATTATAATCTGATTGGCCGGGTGGAATATGAAACTCGAATGGGTGTCGTGAGTACCGACTACATGATGATTAAACCGGGCGCTTTGCATAAAGCCAATGGCGGATACTTGATCCTCAATGCCCGGGATGTATTGACGAATATTGGCGCATGGGAGGCCTTAAAGCGGGTTCTTAAGACCAAAAAACTCTATATTGAGAATCTGAGCGAACAGTATGGCATGCTGGCCATGGCTTCACTGAAACCCCAGCCGATACCCATTGAGGTCAAAGTCATTCTCATTGGCAATCCTTATATCTATTATTTGATGTATAATTACGATGAGGATTTTCGTAAGTTATTTAAAATTCATGCCGATTTTGACGTGCAAATGGACAATAATCCGACAAATATCAGAAAACTTGCCGGCTTTATTAGTTCAACCGTTCACCGGGAAAATCTAAAACAATTTGACCGGGGAGCAGTGGCGAAAGTAGTCGAATATTCCTGTCGGCAGGCAGGCAGCCAAAACAAGCTGACCACACAATTTAATGAGGTTGTAGAACTGCTTTGCGAAGCCGATGCCTGGGCTACAATGGATAACAGCACAACAGTCGGCGCCCGTCATATTCAGCAGGCGGTGAAGGAAAAACGCTACCGGGCGAATAAGTACGAGGAACGGTTGCAGGAGATGTTTGCCGAAGGGAAATTTCTGATCGACACCGACAGTAAGGAAATCGGGCAAGTAAACGGTTTGGCAGTTATGTCGGTGGGAGAATATATGTTTGGCAAGCCATCACGGATTACAGCCAATACCTACTTAGGGAAAAGCGGCGTAGTGAATATTGAACGGGAAACCAAAATGAGTGGTACCAGCCATACGAAAGGTGTATTGATTTTAAGCGGCTATTTGGGGCAAAAGTACGCCCAGAAGCGGCCGATGACGCTGACAGCCAGCTTAACCTTCGAGCAGCTCTATGAAGGGGTGGACGGCGACAGTGCTTCCAGTACCGAATTGTACGCTATTTTATCCAGTTTGGCGGAAGTTCCGATTAAACAATATATTGCAGTTACCGGTTCGGTAAACCAAAAAGGCGAGGTGCAGCCGATTGGCGGAGCCACACAAAAGATTGAAGGCTTTTTTGCCGTTTGCAAAATCAAGGGATTAACCGGGGAGCAGGGAGTTATGATTCCTTACCAGAATAGCAATGAATTAAGTCTGAATGATGAAGTCCTTGAAGCGGTAGGGGAAGGAAAGTTTCATATTTATCCGGTTAAGACCATTGATGAGGGAATTGAAATTCTTACCGGGGTGCCGGCGGGAGAAATACAGGCTGATGATACTTATTCCGAAGGAACAATTCACTTTTTGGCGAATAAGAAATTGGAAGGGTATACGGAAACCCTGCTGAAGTTAAGCAAAGCGGCTGAGAAAGAGTAAAAATAACTGGGACTATGACATTTTGAGGGCGCCGCAATTGGGCGCCCTCAACAGTCTATATAAGAGGTGGCAAGAGAGGTGGCAAACCGATTTTCCAATCGACCGGTACAACAAGGCGGCACCTATACACTGGATATCCTTCGCTTGGGACACAGCGGGGAAGGGGTGGGTAAATATCTTGATTTTACCGTGTTTATTCCCGGCGCTTTGCCAGGGGAAAGTGTCCAGGTCGTTATTACGGAAGTGAAAAAGAACTATGCCAAAGGGAAATTGCAGGGAATTGAAAAATTCGCTCCCGAACGGGTAGAACCCCGGTGTACCATTTACCGGAAATGCGGCGGCTGCCAGTTGCAGCATATGGATTATGAGAGTCAATGTATTGCCAAGCGGCAGACTGTAGTCGATGCGATTACCCGTATCGGCAAACTTACGGATGTCACCGTACATCCAACTATCGGCGCAGTGAATCCCTGGTATTATCGTAATAAGATGCAGTTTCCCGTGGGAACGAATGGCAGTACTGTCGTTATCGGCTGTTTTGCTCAGGGAACCCATGAAATCATCAATACCGAACACTGTTTCATCCAGCATGATACGAATAATGTCATCGCCGGGGAAATGCGGGCTGTCATTGCGGCATTGGGGATTGCACCTTATAATGAACGAACCGGAGAAGGAGTGATCCGCCATGTGCTGGGGCGGGTTGGCAGTGCTACAGGAGAAGTAATGATCGTGCTGGTTACTACTTCACTCCAACTGCCTTGTAAACAGGAGCTGATTAGCGAACTGCGTCGCCGTATCCCCGGATTGGTGAGCATCATCCAGAATGTAAACGGCAAAAAAACGAATGTGATTATGGGCGAAAAAACAATAACTCTTTGGGGCCGGGATACCATTACCGACCGGCTGGGAGAATTTCATTTTGAAATTTCCGCTCGTTCTTTTTTTCAGGTCAATACGGCTCAGGCCGAAGTATTATATAATAAAGCGGTGGAATACGCCGGACTGTCAGGCCGGGAAACTGTTATTGACGCTTACTGCGGTACCGGCACTATTTCGCTGTTTTTGGCGAGAAAAGCTTTAAAAGTTTACGGAATTGAGATCGTCGCACCGGCAGTTCGCGATGCAAAGCAGAATGCAGCCAACAACGGAGTAAAAAATGCCGAATTTATCACCGGCGATGCAGTCACAGTCATGCCCCAAATGATTCAAGAGGGAATTTATCCGGATACCATCGTCGTTGATCCTCCCCGGGCCGGTTGTGACAGACAAGTGTTAGAAGCTTTTGTACACATGGCCCCCCGGAGGATCGTCTATGTCAGCTGTAACCCGGCGTCCCTGGCCAGAGATTTGGCTGTATTGGCCGAGCATGGCTATGCCACAAAAGAAGTTCAACCGGTAGATATGTTTCCTCAGACATACCACGTGGAGTGTGTAGCGTTGATAGAACGGAAAAAGCCTTAAATCATAAGGCTCAAGGCTTTTTTCTGAAATTAATATGTGGATAGGCTACAGTAAAATGGACAGTTTTTCTTGAGGAGCTGCTAGAATAATAAGAAAACAAAGGGAGCAGCAAAATGGAAAAGAGAAGCAGACGAGAATATACTAAGGAATTTTCGGATCCGTTGTCGGAACGAATATATTCGGGCCTTTCCGTGCGCTTAAAATTGAAATAATATAGCTGTAAATAAGCAGCATTGCATGATAAAATATTATTAAGTGTGAAGCCCCTCGTCGCGGCAGTGCGGCGGTGGCCTTCACCAAGAAAATCTGCCGCAACGAGCGGGTATTATTTACCCGCATTCTGCTGGAATTTTTGGGGATCATCTGCCCGCTGTAGGCATATAAGGAGTAGAAACATGAAAATAATCAATTCGACGGACATTAGAGAATATCCCATGGTAGCCAAGGGGAAGGTGCGAGACATTTATGAAATTGATTCGGAAACATTACTGCTGGTAACCACCGACCGCATGTCGGCATTTGACGTGATCATGGACAGACCCATCCCATTCAAGGGCGTGGTTCTAAACCAGATAACCCTGTTTTGGATGGAGAAATTTCGGAACATAGTTCCCAACCATATCATTTCCGCTGAGACTAAGGATCTGCCTGCTAACCTCAAGCCTTACAGCGATGAATTGGAAGGGCGATTCTTGCTGGCGAAAAAAGCCAAACCCTTACCATTGGAATGCATTGTGCGCGGACATATCACCGGGTCTGGTTGGAAGGATTATCTAGCCACAGGATCGGTTTGCGGACATGTCTTGCCAAAGAATCTCCTTGAATCCGCAAAACTGGAGGAGGTTCTCTTCACTCCATCCACAAAGGCGGAATTGGGAACTCACGACGAAAACATTACCGAGGAAGAGGGGGAGAAACTCATCGGCAGTGAGATGTATAAGAAGGTGCGCGAAACTTCCGTTAATATCTTCAGGCAGGCACGCGCATATGCCGAGACTCGGGGCATCATCATTGCAGATACCAAGTTTGAATTTGGTCTTCTTAACGGGAACCTGATATGGATTGATGAAGCCCTGACTCCGGATTCTTCTCG
This window contains:
- a CDS encoding ATP-binding protein codes for the protein MTQYRELPVAKLRFTCDESLLDFETTASVPPLEVMIGQERAVKAVEFGLFTKNQGYNIFMSGLVGTGKITFAQAAVHKIAGKQEAPYDWCYVNNFENRSQPVALELPAGVGSILRQDMQDLVEDLKTDISKAFSSDDYEHAKTDMIKTFQEQRALIIEGFNQKAEEYGMLPQWSTTGFVGVPLMDGKPVAPEEYQKLDKEQRESIEKKMLAVHGKAMEVVRQMQHLEREVREAVKDLDEKVGLFAVGHLIEELEEKYAGYDQVTAYLEAVKQDVVKNINDFKPAPLEEEQNPLLLFRKNMQDSDKNKYNVNLLVDNRVLEGAPVVVETNPTYYNLIGRVEYETRMGVVSTDYMMIKPGALHKANGGYLILNARDVLTNIGAWEALKRVLKTKKLYIENLSEQYGMLAMASLKPQPIPIEVKVILIGNPYIYYLMYNYDEDFRKLFKIHADFDVQMDNNPTNIRKLAGFISSTVHRENLKQFDRGAVAKVVEYSCRQAGSQNKLTTQFNEVVELLCEADAWATMDNSTTVGARHIQQAVKEKRYRANKYEERLQEMFAEGKFLIDTDSKEIGQVNGLAVMSVGEYMFGKPSRITANTYLGKSGVVNIERETKMSGTSHTKGVLILSGYLGQKYAQKRPMTLTASLTFEQLYEGVDGDSASSTELYAILSSLAEVPIKQYIAVTGSVNQKGEVQPIGGATQKIEGFFAVCKIKGLTGEQGVMIPYQNSNELSLNDEVLEAVGEGKFHIYPVKTIDEGIEILTGVPAGEIQADDTYSEGTIHFLANKKLEGYTETLLKLSKAAEKE
- a CDS encoding phosphoribosylaminoimidazolesuccinocarboxamide synthase codes for the protein MKIINSTDIREYPMVAKGKVRDIYEIDSETLLLVTTDRMSAFDVIMDRPIPFKGVVLNQITLFWMEKFRNIVPNHIISAETKDLPANLKPYSDELEGRFLLAKKAKPLPLECIVRGHITGSGWKDYLATGSVCGHVLPKNLLESAKLEEVLFTPSTKAELGTHDENITEEEGEKLIGSEMYKKVRETSVNIFRQARAYAETRGIIIADTKFEFGLLNGNLIWIDEALTPDSSRFWPQEGYEPGKPQPSFDKQFLRNWLSKQPWDMTPPPPALPDELVLETAKRYVEAYQLLTGKELGVNL
- the rlmD gene encoding 23S rRNA (uracil(1939)-C(5))-methyltransferase RlmD, giving the protein MANRFSNRPVQQGGTYTLDILRLGHSGEGVGKYLDFTVFIPGALPGESVQVVITEVKKNYAKGKLQGIEKFAPERVEPRCTIYRKCGGCQLQHMDYESQCIAKRQTVVDAITRIGKLTDVTVHPTIGAVNPWYYRNKMQFPVGTNGSTVVIGCFAQGTHEIINTEHCFIQHDTNNVIAGEMRAVIAALGIAPYNERTGEGVIRHVLGRVGSATGEVMIVLVTTSLQLPCKQELISELRRRIPGLVSIIQNVNGKKTNVIMGEKTITLWGRDTITDRLGEFHFEISARSFFQVNTAQAEVLYNKAVEYAGLSGRETVIDAYCGTGTISLFLARKALKVYGIEIVAPAVRDAKQNAANNGVKNAEFITGDAVTVMPQMIQEGIYPDTIVVDPPRAGCDRQVLEAFVHMAPRRIVYVSCNPASLARDLAVLAEHGYATKEVQPVDMFPQTYHVECVALIERKKP